One genomic region from Hoeflea algicola encodes:
- a CDS encoding protoglobin domain-containing protein, translated as MGLIFTYRGPQKFQGIGNGKKNSLENIVGGDPNMQQLSKSDRDIHQTGTPVLDQDIAARLEFLQLNDEGRAAIRSLKAIVDRELPNGLDRFYDQLRKTPRVKRFFSSEEHIGRAKSGQESHWKNIANGDFSEEFVRKVRIIGKVHAEIGLEPRWYMGGYAVVLDHLINSIILKQRPSVACCRTRA; from the coding sequence GTGGGTCTCATTTTTACCTATCGAGGGCCCCAAAAATTTCAGGGGATCGGGAACGGAAAGAAAAACAGCCTTGAAAATATTGTGGGTGGAGATCCAAACATGCAACAGTTATCGAAATCAGATCGAGACATACACCAAACTGGCACGCCGGTTCTGGACCAGGATATTGCCGCGCGCCTGGAGTTCCTGCAACTCAATGACGAAGGCCGCGCCGCGATCCGCAGCCTGAAAGCCATCGTCGACCGTGAGTTGCCCAATGGTCTTGACCGGTTTTATGATCAGTTGCGTAAGACCCCGAGGGTCAAGCGTTTCTTCTCCTCCGAAGAGCATATAGGACGCGCCAAGTCCGGCCAGGAAAGCCACTGGAAAAACATCGCAAACGGCGATTTTAGCGAGGAGTTTGTCCGAAAGGTCCGAATCATCGGCAAGGTTCACGCCGAAATAGGGCTCGAACCACGATGGTACATGGGCGGCTATGCCGTCGTTCTCGATCACCTGATCAACAGCATTATTTTGAAACAGCGCCCAAGCGTGGCCTGCTGTCGAACAAGGGCATGA
- a CDS encoding transketolase, which translates to MSNAHLKTIEQRLLWLSHWMIHNANHIREKADGIKVGGHQASSASMVSIMTALYFSALKPEDRVAVKPHASPIFHAIQYLMGNQTREKMENFRGLGGVQSYPSRTKDIDDVDFSTGSVGLGVAITSFASIVQDYITAKEWGSDLPLGRMVALVGDAELDEGNIYECLQEGWKNDLRNTWWVIDYNRQSLDGIVHEGLFRRVEKIFEAFGWDVVRVKYGHLQRAAFAEKGGDKLKQWIDDCPNQLYSALTFMGGSVWRKHLMDDLGDQGDVTALIDARSDQELAALMENLGGNCVTTMADVFASIDHDRPVCFLAYTIKGWGTPIAGHKDNHGGLMNKTQMATWQRHMGVPEGQEWEKFATVEDPDALQAFLDRTPFFAKGRRRYSAEVIATPEIEIASDREISTQMAFGKILDDLSKTDSELASRIVTTSPDVTGTTNLGPWVNRRKLFARAVREDTFKTHNIPSTAKWEFTPDGQHIELGIAEMNLFLLLGAAGLSHSLFGKRLIPIGTVYDPFVARGLDALNYACYQDSRFMIVGTPSGVTLAPEGGAHQSIGSPLIGMSQDGLAAFEPAFADELAVIMKWAFDYMQKDGEGDPDERTWLRDETGGSVYLRLTTSPLEQPGTRADEDFRQGAIDGAYWLRKPGPNCEVVVAYQGAVAAEAIRAAGRIAETRRDVGVLAVTSADRLNAGWTAAQRARARGNTAAESHIETLTRDLPGHCRFVTVIDGHPATLGWIGSVQGHQTIPLGVEHFGQTGTIGDLYAHFGINAEAIAQAAIGLTDGRRAMPRLIGA; encoded by the coding sequence ATGAGCAATGCGCATCTCAAGACCATCGAACAGCGGCTGCTGTGGCTGTCGCACTGGATGATTCACAACGCCAACCACATTCGCGAGAAGGCGGACGGTATCAAGGTCGGTGGCCACCAGGCCTCATCGGCCTCGATGGTGTCGATCATGACCGCGCTCTATTTTTCGGCGCTGAAGCCCGAGGACCGGGTGGCGGTGAAACCGCACGCCTCGCCTATATTTCATGCCATCCAGTATCTGATGGGCAACCAGACCCGCGAGAAAATGGAAAACTTCCGAGGGCTTGGTGGGGTGCAGTCCTATCCGTCACGGACCAAGGACATCGACGATGTGGATTTTTCCACCGGATCGGTCGGCCTCGGCGTGGCCATCACCTCGTTTGCCTCGATCGTGCAGGATTACATCACCGCCAAGGAGTGGGGCAGCGATCTTCCGTTGGGCCGCATGGTGGCGCTGGTGGGCGATGCGGAACTGGATGAAGGCAACATCTATGAATGCCTGCAGGAGGGCTGGAAGAACGATCTGCGCAACACCTGGTGGGTCATCGACTACAACCGCCAATCGCTCGACGGCATTGTCCATGAAGGCCTGTTCCGCCGCGTCGAAAAGATCTTTGAAGCCTTTGGCTGGGACGTGGTGCGGGTCAAATACGGCCATCTTCAGCGTGCAGCTTTTGCCGAAAAGGGCGGAGACAAGCTCAAGCAATGGATCGACGATTGTCCCAATCAGCTCTATTCGGCGCTGACCTTCATGGGTGGCTCGGTGTGGCGCAAGCACCTGATGGACGATCTCGGCGACCAGGGTGACGTCACCGCTCTGATAGACGCCCGCTCCGACCAGGAACTGGCTGCGCTGATGGAAAATCTTGGCGGCAATTGCGTGACCACCATGGCCGATGTGTTTGCCTCGATCGACCATGACCGGCCGGTCTGCTTCCTGGCCTACACCATCAAGGGCTGGGGCACGCCGATCGCCGGGCACAAGGACAATCATGGCGGGCTGATGAACAAGACCCAGATGGCCACCTGGCAACGCCACATGGGCGTTCCCGAGGGCCAGGAATGGGAAAAGTTCGCCACCGTCGAGGATCCCGACGCCCTGCAGGCATTTCTCGACCGCACGCCGTTCTTTGCCAAGGGTCGGCGACGCTATTCGGCCGAGGTGATTGCCACGCCCGAAATCGAGATTGCCAGTGATCGTGAGATCTCAACGCAGATGGCGTTCGGCAAGATCCTCGATGATCTATCGAAGACCGACAGCGAACTGGCGTCGCGCATTGTCACCACCTCGCCGGATGTGACCGGCACCACCAATCTCGGGCCCTGGGTCAACCGGCGCAAGCTGTTTGCGCGCGCGGTTCGCGAGGACACATTCAAGACCCACAACATTCCCTCGACAGCGAAATGGGAGTTCACGCCCGACGGCCAGCACATCGAACTCGGCATTGCCGAGATGAACCTGTTCCTGCTGCTCGGTGCTGCGGGTCTGTCGCATTCGCTGTTTGGCAAGCGGCTGATCCCGATCGGCACTGTCTATGACCCGTTCGTCGCCCGCGGGCTCGATGCACTCAACTACGCCTGCTACCAGGACTCACGCTTCATGATCGTCGGCACCCCTTCGGGTGTGACGCTGGCGCCGGAAGGCGGCGCGCACCAGTCGATCGGCTCTCCGTTGATCGGCATGAGCCAGGACGGGCTGGCCGCGTTTGAGCCGGCCTTTGCTGACGAACTGGCGGTGATCATGAAATGGGCATTCGACTACATGCAGAAGGATGGCGAGGGCGATCCCGACGAACGCACCTGGCTGCGCGACGAGACCGGCGGTTCGGTCTATCTCAGGCTGACCACCAGCCCGCTTGAACAGCCCGGCACGCGCGCCGACGAAGATTTTCGCCAGGGCGCCATCGACGGCGCCTACTGGCTGCGCAAGCCGGGGCCGAATTGCGAGGTCGTGGTGGCCTACCAGGGCGCAGTGGCGGCGGAAGCAATCCGCGCTGCCGGCCGCATCGCCGAAACACGGCGCGACGTCGGCGTGCTGGCGGTAACCTCGGCCGACCGCCTCAATGCCGGCTGGACGGCGGCGCAAAGGGCGCGTGCGCGTGGCAATACGGCTGCCGAAAGCCATATCGAAACGCTGACCCGCGACCTGCCAGGGCATTGCCGCTTTGTCACGGTGATCGACGGCCATCCGGCAACGCTCGGCTGGATCGGATCGGTGCAGGGTCACCAGACAATTCCGCTGGGTGTGGAGCATTTCGGCCAGACCGGCACGATTGGCGATCTCTACGCCCATTTCGGCATCAATGCAGAGGCGATCGCGCAAGCGGCCATCGGGTTGACCGACGGCAGACGGGCAATGCCGAGGTTGATCGGCGCATAG
- the tnpC gene encoding IS66 family transposase gives MDRTDLQQLSKDELIEMVLRLQRPSKDSRTSSKPPSTDKKEKRVNSRPGGAKPGHEPHNRVLADFADMFRDHEPTACKRCGHAFSGDDTMVLAGAYDEIDIPAIRPHVTRHRRFSCHCPQCGTTTKATAPAVATATPFGPGIHALAIYLKSFHALSYERLSGVFMDIFGLNVSEGAIMNMFSRSRPSFQATAQAAKASLRAARVVASDETGVRIEGTNAQHWVFHCKDAVVHQPDYSRAARVVHETMGGHVPEVWISDRYSAQQSHGHRHQTCLAHLARDTAFALEHGEDDLPLRFQLWFGRVFDFARAISTFAASTVASKKRKFDKQLAGLLCAPTSCDLAQKLQAKIGRARDQLLTFCDYPGEVDVTNNTSERKLRPWVIQRKVTNGYRAMWAAQAEADVRTTIDTARLKGANPFQVIASVLA, from the coding sequence ATGGATCGGACTGATTTGCAGCAGCTGAGCAAGGACGAATTGATCGAGATGGTGCTTCGGCTCCAACGGCCTTCCAAGGATTCTCGGACGTCTTCCAAGCCGCCCTCGACGGACAAGAAAGAGAAACGCGTCAACTCACGACCGGGTGGAGCCAAGCCCGGGCATGAACCCCACAATAGGGTGCTGGCGGATTTTGCCGACATGTTTCGCGATCATGAACCGACCGCCTGCAAGAGATGCGGCCATGCGTTTTCCGGTGATGATACGATGGTGCTGGCCGGGGCCTATGACGAGATCGATATTCCTGCGATCCGTCCTCATGTCACCCGGCATCGGCGTTTTTCCTGTCATTGCCCGCAATGCGGCACGACAACAAAAGCCACCGCACCTGCCGTGGCAACCGCAACGCCGTTCGGGCCAGGCATTCACGCGCTGGCGATCTACCTCAAGAGTTTCCATGCATTGTCTTACGAACGCCTGAGCGGTGTGTTCATGGATATCTTCGGCCTTAATGTGAGCGAGGGCGCGATCATGAACATGTTTTCCCGCTCCCGTCCGAGCTTCCAGGCCACAGCACAGGCCGCCAAGGCCAGCCTTCGAGCCGCCCGCGTTGTCGCCAGCGACGAAACCGGTGTGCGTATCGAGGGCACAAATGCCCAACACTGGGTTTTTCATTGCAAGGATGCTGTTGTCCACCAGCCCGATTACTCCCGTGCAGCACGGGTCGTTCACGAGACCATGGGCGGCCATGTCCCCGAGGTATGGATATCTGATCGGTATTCAGCCCAGCAATCTCACGGCCATCGACATCAAACCTGCCTTGCACATTTGGCGCGTGATACAGCCTTTGCGCTGGAACATGGCGAGGATGATCTCCCTCTTCGCTTCCAGCTTTGGTTTGGCCGTGTGTTTGATTTCGCCAGAGCCATAAGCACATTCGCTGCGTCTACCGTCGCAAGCAAGAAGCGCAAATTCGATAAACAGCTTGCCGGGCTTCTATGCGCCCCGACTTCGTGCGACCTGGCCCAAAAGCTCCAGGCCAAGATCGGGCGGGCCCGCGATCAGCTGCTGACGTTTTGCGACTATCCCGGAGAAGTCGATGTCACCAACAACACATCTGAGCGAAAGCTCCGTCCATGGGTCATTCAGCGAAAGGTGACAAACGGATATCGCGCCATGTGGGCCGCCCAAGCCGAGGCGGATGTACGCACGACCATCGACACCGCCCGCCTCAAAGGCGCAAACCCCTTCCAGGTCATCGCATCCGTCCTGGCATAG
- a CDS encoding Lrp/AsnC family transcriptional regulator — protein sequence MHDKDIAILRQLAANGRISLNDLGDAVGLSPTPTARRVKQLEAAGVITGYYASLDETALGFPVSVFVSVRLDKQIDEALALFEEAVARLPEVVDCWLMTGNRDYLMRVATRDLADFERFLTHRLTKIRGVASIESSIPLRRVKATPARIP from the coding sequence ATGCATGACAAGGATATCGCGATCCTTCGCCAACTCGCCGCTAACGGCCGGATATCGCTCAATGATCTCGGTGATGCGGTAGGGTTGAGCCCGACTCCGACTGCACGTCGCGTGAAGCAGCTCGAAGCTGCCGGTGTTATCACCGGCTACTATGCCAGCCTTGACGAGACCGCGCTTGGTTTTCCTGTTTCCGTGTTTGTCTCGGTCCGGCTCGACAAGCAGATCGACGAGGCGCTTGCGCTGTTCGAGGAGGCCGTGGCGCGGTTGCCAGAGGTGGTTGATTGCTGGCTGATGACCGGCAACCGCGATTACCTGATGCGCGTTGCGACCCGCGACCTGGCCGATTTCGAGAGGTTCCTGACCCACCGACTGACCAAGATCAGGGGCGTGGCGTCGATTGAATCCTCGATCCCGCTGCGCCGGGTCAAGGCGACACCGGCGCGGATTCCGTGA
- the pdxA gene encoding 4-hydroxythreonine-4-phosphate dehydrogenase PdxA produces MNRSSHALALTMGDPAGIGPDLTLAAWRARDSLELPAFFLIGDPGMFEARAKLLGIDVAIAEATPETAAGLFATALPVLPIKMAKPVRPGEPDPDNGSSVIEAIRLAVELTLAGHARAVVTNPIAKSVLYAAGFKFPGHTEYLAHLAGQSLGTTVTPVMLLSGPHLRVAPVTIHIPLKDVPATLSTVAIIETARIMASDLASRFGIHAPRIAISGLNPHAGEDGALGKEDAEIVAPAIAALQAEGIDAFGPLPADTMFHAEARAGYDAALCMYHDQALIPAKTLGFHDSVNVTLGLPFIRTSPDHGTAFSLAGTGVARADSLVAAIRLAGTMAETEARHTSSAA; encoded by the coding sequence ATCAATCGGAGTAGCCACGCTCTGGCTTTGACCATGGGCGATCCCGCTGGCATTGGTCCCGACCTGACGCTTGCTGCCTGGCGCGCCCGCGATTCCCTTGAACTGCCAGCGTTCTTTCTGATCGGTGATCCGGGGATGTTCGAAGCGCGGGCGAAACTGTTGGGTATCGACGTTGCGATCGCCGAGGCGACGCCGGAGACCGCCGCCGGACTCTTCGCCACCGCCCTGCCCGTGCTGCCGATCAAGATGGCAAAACCGGTCCGCCCCGGCGAACCGGATCCCGACAACGGCAGTTCGGTGATCGAGGCCATCCGGCTGGCGGTGGAATTGACGCTTGCCGGACACGCCCGCGCTGTCGTCACCAATCCGATTGCCAAATCGGTTCTTTACGCTGCCGGATTCAAATTTCCCGGCCACACCGAATATCTGGCGCATCTGGCCGGTCAGTCGCTTGGCACGACCGTCACCCCGGTGATGCTGCTTTCGGGGCCGCATTTGCGTGTCGCCCCGGTCACCATTCATATACCGCTCAAGGATGTGCCCGCTACGCTCTCCACCGTGGCCATCATCGAGACGGCGCGCATCATGGCCTCGGATCTCGCCAGCCGCTTCGGCATTCACGCCCCACGGATCGCCATTTCCGGGCTCAACCCGCATGCCGGCGAGGACGGAGCACTGGGCAAGGAAGACGCCGAGATTGTTGCGCCCGCCATCGCGGCACTGCAGGCCGAGGGTATTGATGCGTTCGGTCCGCTGCCAGCCGACACCATGTTTCACGCCGAAGCGCGCGCCGGCTATGACGCGGCGCTGTGCATGTATCATGACCAGGCGCTGATCCCGGCCAAGACGCTTGGGTTTCATGATTCAGTCAATGTCACGCTGGGATTGCCGTTCATCCGCACCTCGCCCGACCATGGAACTGCGTTTTCGCTTGCCGGAACCGGCGTTGCGCGCGCCGACAGCCTGGTGGCGGCGATCAGGCTTGCGGGCACGATGGCTGAAACCGAAGCCCGCCACACGTCGAGTGCCGCCTGA
- a CDS encoding methionine gamma-lyase — translation MSTTSKSFSTRAIHHGYNPLDNEGALTPPLHLTSTFAFESAEAGGEMFAGERPGHVYSRISNPTLDLLERRIAVLEGAEAGLALASGMGAITAALWTLLAPGDEIIVDKTLYGCTFAFMRHGLAKFGIKVTHVDMTDPDKLTAAMSESTKVVYFETPANPNMRLVDIAAISEIAHQGGATVVVDNTYATPYLTRPVELGADIVVHSATKYLGGHGDVVAGLLVGTAEQVAAIRLFGMKDMTGAVMAPFNAMLVLRGLKTLALRMDRHCANARQVAEMLEASPGVTKVYYPGLASFAQHDLAKRQMPGFGGMIAFELDGGIDAGRQLMNRLSMIGRAVSLGDAESLIQYPASMTHSTYNPEERAEYGISDGLIRLSVGLEDIDDIIADLHQALTADPIRAVA, via the coding sequence ATGAGCACGACCAGCAAGAGCTTCTCCACCCGCGCCATCCATCATGGTTACAATCCGCTCGACAATGAGGGCGCATTGACGCCGCCTCTGCATCTGACCTCGACCTTCGCTTTTGAGAGCGCCGAAGCCGGCGGCGAGATGTTTGCCGGCGAACGGCCCGGCCATGTCTATTCGCGCATTTCCAACCCGACACTCGACCTTCTGGAGCGCCGTATCGCCGTGCTCGAAGGTGCAGAAGCAGGACTGGCGCTGGCGTCCGGCATGGGCGCGATCACCGCGGCGTTGTGGACGCTGCTGGCGCCGGGTGACGAGATCATCGTCGACAAGACGCTCTATGGCTGCACGTTTGCCTTCATGCGTCACGGGCTGGCCAAGTTCGGCATCAAAGTCACCCATGTCGACATGACCGACCCCGACAAGCTGACAGCGGCGATGTCGGAGAGCACGAAGGTGGTTTATTTCGAAACCCCGGCCAACCCGAACATGCGGCTGGTCGACATTGCGGCCATCTCGGAGATCGCCCACCAGGGCGGCGCTACGGTGGTCGTCGACAACACCTATGCCACGCCGTACCTCACCCGGCCGGTTGAACTGGGCGCTGATATCGTCGTGCATTCGGCCACCAAATATCTCGGCGGCCATGGCGATGTGGTGGCCGGACTGCTGGTGGGCACGGCCGAACAGGTGGCCGCCATCCGTCTGTTCGGCATGAAAGACATGACCGGCGCGGTGATGGCCCCGTTCAACGCCATGCTGGTGTTGCGCGGCTTGAAGACACTGGCGCTCAGGATGGACCGTCATTGCGCCAATGCGCGACAGGTGGCCGAGATGCTTGAAGCCAGCCCGGGCGTAACAAAGGTCTACTATCCCGGCCTCGCAAGTTTTGCCCAGCATGATCTGGCAAAGCGGCAGATGCCGGGGTTCGGCGGCATGATCGCCTTTGAACTCGATGGCGGGATCGACGCCGGACGGCAGTTGATGAACCGGTTGTCGATGATTGGCCGCGCGGTGTCACTCGGCGATGCGGAATCGCTGATCCAATACCCGGCGAGCATGACGCATTCGACCTACAACCCTGAAGAGCGCGCCGAATACGGCATTTCCGACGGGCTGATCCGGCTTTCGGTCGGCCTGGAAGATATCGACGACATCATTGCCGATCTGCACCAGGCGCTGACCGCGGACCCGATCCGCGCCGTCGCCTAG
- a CDS encoding Lrp/AsnC family transcriptional regulator, with amino-acid sequence MDSKDRQIIRALQKNGRITNQDLAAEVNLSPSPCLRRLRILEDSGVILGYSVDVDAKAYGLPMTVFIRIRLERHTGDHIKAFEDRIRGLDEVLECHLMTGPADYQLRVVVAGLDHYEDFIRNRIHAIGGIASIDTSIVYGTVKKTAVFPALV; translated from the coding sequence ATGGACAGCAAGGATCGTCAGATCATCCGGGCCCTGCAGAAGAATGGCCGGATCACCAATCAGGATCTGGCTGCGGAGGTCAATCTGTCGCCGTCGCCCTGTCTGCGTCGGTTGCGTATTCTCGAAGACAGCGGAGTCATTCTCGGTTACAGCGTCGATGTCGACGCCAAGGCCTACGGCTTGCCGATGACTGTGTTCATTCGTATCCGCCTCGAGCGCCACACCGGAGACCACATCAAGGCGTTCGAAGACCGGATCAGGGGCCTCGACGAGGTGCTGGAATGCCATTTGATGACCGGTCCGGCGGACTATCAGCTGCGCGTGGTGGTGGCCGGGCTCGACCATTACGAAGATTTTATCCGCAACCGCATTCACGCCATCGGCGGCATCGCCTCGATCGACACCAGCATCGTTTACGGCACAGTGAAGAAAACCGCCGTTTTCCCGGCGTTAGTCTGA
- the rsmA gene encoding 16S rRNA (adenine(1518)-N(6)/adenine(1519)-N(6))-dimethyltransferase RsmA, translating to MALAHDGLPALRDVVAAHGLAPKKALGQNFLFDLNLTAKIARSAGPLEGFTIFEIGPGPGGLTRALLAQGADRVVVIERDPRCLPILAAISEHYPGRLEVVEGDALKVDLAALADGAPAKVVANLPYNVGTQLLINWLTANPENPFWQSMTLMFQKEVGQRIIATPGSNHYGRLGVLAGWLTMADILFDVPPQAFTPPPKVTSSVVQLVPRTTRLPCELSKLEHVTQAAFGQRRKMLRQSLKPLGGEALLTKVGIDPARRAETLSLEEFCALANAL from the coding sequence ATGGCGCTGGCGCATGATGGATTGCCTGCGTTGCGCGATGTCGTGGCCGCCCACGGCCTCGCCCCCAAAAAAGCGCTAGGCCAGAATTTCCTGTTCGATCTCAACCTGACTGCAAAGATCGCCCGGTCGGCAGGTCCGCTTGAAGGTTTCACCATCTTCGAGATCGGCCCAGGTCCCGGCGGACTGACGCGGGCGCTGCTGGCCCAGGGTGCTGACCGTGTGGTGGTGATCGAACGCGATCCCCGCTGCCTGCCGATCCTGGCCGCGATCTCCGAGCACTATCCAGGACGACTGGAGGTAGTGGAAGGCGACGCGCTGAAGGTTGATCTGGCAGCTCTCGCCGACGGGGCGCCTGCAAAGGTCGTCGCCAACCTGCCCTACAATGTCGGCACCCAGTTGCTGATCAACTGGCTGACTGCCAATCCCGAAAACCCGTTCTGGCAATCGATGACGCTGATGTTCCAGAAGGAAGTCGGCCAGCGGATCATCGCCACGCCGGGCTCCAATCATTACGGCCGGCTCGGTGTGCTTGCCGGCTGGCTGACCATGGCCGACATACTGTTTGACGTGCCGCCACAGGCGTTTACGCCACCGCCCAAGGTGACGTCCAGCGTGGTGCAACTTGTGCCGCGAACGACCCGCCTACCCTGCGAACTGTCCAAGCTCGAACACGTTACCCAGGCCGCGTTCGGACAGCGGCGCAAGATGCTCCGACAAAGCCTCAAACCGCTGGGTGGCGAGGCGTTGCTCACCAAGGTCGGCATCGATCCGGCGCGGCGCGCCGAAACCCTGAGCCTCGAGGAATTCTGCGCGCTCGCGAACGCGCTCTGA